In the Streptomyces fradiae ATCC 10745 = DSM 40063 genome, one interval contains:
- a CDS encoding SDR family oxidoreductase, with translation MQAAVVTGGSRGIGRAVVERLAGDGATVVFAYVSDERAAREVEEACGGRAVAVRADVARPEEVERLFATADGVFADHGAGPLWALVNNAGVIDHTPVGALTAEAFDRVMAVNARAAFLAVREAARRMGDGGRIVTVSSTGTAWPSAGEAVYAASKAAVEQLTRVASRELGRRGITVNAVSPGPTDTDMLRTGASPEAVAGVAHMTALGRVGTPADIAAVVALLLSPDAAWLTGQNLVADGGLV, from the coding sequence ATGCAGGCGGCAGTGGTGACGGGCGGGTCGCGCGGGATCGGGCGCGCGGTGGTCGAACGGCTCGCGGGCGACGGGGCCACGGTGGTGTTCGCCTACGTCTCCGACGAGCGGGCGGCCCGCGAGGTGGAGGAGGCATGCGGCGGGAGGGCCGTCGCCGTACGCGCCGACGTGGCGCGGCCCGAGGAGGTGGAGCGGCTGTTCGCCACGGCCGACGGGGTCTTCGCCGACCATGGCGCGGGACCGCTGTGGGCCCTGGTGAACAACGCGGGCGTCATCGACCACACTCCGGTCGGCGCGCTGACGGCGGAGGCGTTCGACCGGGTGATGGCGGTCAACGCGCGCGCCGCGTTCCTCGCGGTACGGGAGGCGGCCCGCCGGATGGGCGACGGCGGTCGGATCGTCACGGTCTCCTCCACCGGCACCGCGTGGCCCAGCGCGGGCGAGGCGGTGTACGCGGCGAGCAAGGCGGCGGTCGAGCAGCTGACCCGCGTGGCCTCACGGGAGCTGGGGCGGCGCGGGATCACGGTCAACGCGGTGTCACCCGGACCCACCGACACCGACATGCTCCGCACCGGTGCCTCCCCGGAGGCGGTGGCGGGCGTGGCGCACATGACGGCACTGGGCCGGGTGGGCACCCCCGCGGACATCGCGGCCGTGGTGGCACTGCTGCTCAGTCCCGACGCGGCCTGGCTCACCGGCCAGAACCTCGTCGCCGACGGCGGCCTGGTGTGA
- a CDS encoding peptidase inhibitor family I36 protein, which translates to MSVLRKTLVMAAALAGVLVTAHPSSAAPVPARELAGSWHAYASTGFSGLDRWFSGNTGECKYVGDSWNDRIRSARTESATRVELWDNWNCTGGAIVIDRTGYGSIGAWVSAYRVAN; encoded by the coding sequence GTGTCCGTCCTGCGCAAGACCCTGGTCATGGCCGCGGCCCTGGCCGGTGTACTCGTCACCGCCCACCCGTCCTCCGCCGCCCCCGTCCCCGCCCGCGAGCTGGCGGGCAGCTGGCACGCCTACGCCTCGACGGGCTTCTCCGGCCTGGACCGGTGGTTCTCCGGGAACACCGGCGAATGCAAGTACGTCGGCGACAGCTGGAACGACCGCATCCGCTCCGCCCGCACGGAGAGCGCCACCCGCGTGGAGCTGTGGGACAACTGGAACTGCACGGGCGGCGCGATCGTCATCGACCGCACCGGCTACGGCAGCATCGGCGCCTGGGTCAGCGCCTACCGCGTCGCCAACTAG
- a CDS encoding helix-turn-helix domain-containing protein, with protein sequence MDSTHPIWRSAAMRDALTRRDAGAIVRLTRRAADITLAELGRQVGYTAASLSRMERGKQPLRDVLLLQRLADCLDIPPRLLGLAPRHEHEASDGPGATRVGTHALSGERGDDPVRRRQLLATLAAATTSTVLAPTSAAQAQPRHQPSMSGLVDLLLHRPHGADPTADPTPATVTAAVRASRQDFGACRYDALARALPSRIALAQALGASGHTEQAATAVAELYTTATRLCIKLGEDGLAAVTADRALTAALGGADALTVAEAHRMVSSAWRRQGHHARAADVAVAAARQLAADRTCDVTERLSVQGDLYATAAYTAAKQGDRHTAHVLIAEAEATARQLGHDAQLRGSVFGPSQVLLHRISVSHLLGDAGQAIEHARRVDPAALPTTERQARYWIDVARAFGQWGKPDRCYRALLAAERAAPQEVRRGPVRALTAGLLRHDRTLPGVRAFAHRTGALTAGTA encoded by the coding sequence GTGGACAGCACTCATCCGATCTGGCGCTCAGCGGCCATGCGTGACGCCCTCACCCGCCGGGACGCCGGCGCGATCGTCAGGCTGACCCGCCGCGCGGCGGACATCACGCTCGCCGAACTGGGCCGGCAGGTCGGTTACACCGCCGCCTCGCTCTCCCGGATGGAACGGGGCAAGCAGCCGCTGCGAGACGTCCTGCTCCTCCAGCGGCTCGCCGACTGCCTGGACATCCCGCCGCGCCTGCTCGGGCTCGCACCGCGCCACGAGCACGAGGCGTCGGACGGGCCCGGCGCCACTAGGGTGGGGACGCACGCCCTGTCCGGCGAAAGGGGAGACGACCCGGTGCGACGCCGACAACTCCTGGCGACCCTGGCCGCAGCCACCACCAGCACCGTCCTCGCCCCGACGTCTGCCGCGCAGGCCCAGCCCCGCCACCAGCCGAGTATGTCCGGCCTGGTGGACCTCCTGCTCCACCGCCCTCACGGGGCCGACCCCACCGCCGACCCCACGCCCGCCACCGTCACCGCGGCGGTCCGCGCCTCCCGGCAGGACTTCGGCGCCTGCCGCTACGACGCCCTCGCCCGTGCGCTGCCGAGCCGGATCGCACTCGCCCAGGCCCTCGGCGCGAGCGGACACACCGAGCAGGCGGCGACCGCCGTCGCCGAGCTCTACACCACGGCGACCCGGCTCTGCATCAAGCTCGGTGAGGACGGCCTCGCCGCCGTCACCGCCGACCGTGCCCTCACCGCGGCGCTCGGCGGCGCGGACGCCCTCACCGTCGCCGAGGCGCACCGCATGGTCTCCTCCGCCTGGCGCCGCCAAGGGCACCATGCCCGCGCCGCCGACGTCGCCGTCGCGGCGGCCCGGCAGCTCGCCGCCGACCGTACCTGCGACGTGACCGAGCGGCTTTCCGTACAGGGCGATCTGTACGCCACCGCCGCCTACACCGCCGCCAAGCAGGGCGACCGGCACACCGCGCACGTCCTCATCGCCGAGGCCGAGGCGACCGCCCGGCAGCTCGGTCACGACGCGCAGCTCCGGGGCAGCGTCTTCGGCCCCAGCCAGGTCCTGCTGCACAGGATCTCCGTCAGCCATCTACTCGGTGACGCCGGTCAGGCCATCGAGCACGCCCGTCGCGTGGACCCCGCCGCGCTGCCGACCACCGAGCGGCAGGCCCGGTACTGGATCGACGTGGCCCGCGCCTTCGGCCAGTGGGGCAAGCCCGACCGCTGCTACCGGGCCCTCCTGGCCGCCGAACGGGCCGCCCCCCAGGAGGTCCGACGGGGCCCGGTCCGGGCCCTGACCGCCGGGCTCCTGCGCCACGACCGCACCCTCCCCGGCGTACGCGCCTTCGCCCACCGCACCGGCGCCCTCACCGCCGGCACGGCCTGA
- the helR gene encoding RNA polymerase recycling motor ATPase HelR codes for MSAYVQGEARAVRAFDLPGRLARKADPALIARDEEHFAAIGACLEQTIGELSDRLDAERRAPGGAGREAMERDIEIHRLTARLRALRRFGLDLCLGRMVGADGGEPLYVGRLGLTDSAGRRLLVDWRSPAAEPFFAATHADPMGLASRRRYRWTGGRITDYWDEVFTADGLEGNAALDDQSAFIASLGADRSDRMRDVLATIQADQDAAIRSGSRGALVVDGGPGTGKTVVALHRSAYLLYSDPRLGHRRGGVLFVGPSRPYLAYVADVLPGLGEEGVRTCVLRDLVEEGARAVPESDPDVARLKASADMVRAVEKAVAFYETPPAEGMTVTTPWGSPRLEPEDWAEAFGAAEAGVPHNEARERIWDELVGILLDRCGEDVPPALFRRALRQDAELNGALGAAWPLIEAADLVGDLWSVPAYLRMCAPWLSREDVARLQRAEPGAWTVSDLPILDAARQRLGDPRSAVRERRRKAAAAAERERMAAVIDNVIAADPDGEGAVTMLHGQDLRDTLVDESALPTAEPDALAGPFAHIVVDEAQELTDAEWQMLLSRCPSRSLTVVGDRAQARHGFTESWRERLERVGLDRVEIASLSVNYRTPEEVMAEAEPVIRAVLPDANVPVSVRSSGVPVAYGSADELDDVLADWLGTHPDGVACVIGAPGFRGAPRVRSLTPELSKGLEFDLVVLVDPQRFGTGPAAADGGAVAGAVDRYVAMTRATQRLVVLTSD; via the coding sequence ATGAGCGCTTATGTCCAGGGTGAGGCACGCGCCGTGCGTGCGTTCGACCTGCCGGGCCGTCTCGCCCGCAAGGCCGACCCCGCGCTGATCGCCCGCGACGAGGAGCACTTCGCGGCGATCGGGGCCTGCCTGGAGCAGACGATCGGCGAGCTGTCCGACCGCCTCGACGCCGAGCGCCGGGCCCCCGGCGGCGCCGGGCGGGAGGCGATGGAGCGGGACATCGAGATCCACCGGCTGACCGCCCGGCTGCGCGCCCTGCGGCGGTTCGGTCTGGACCTGTGCCTCGGGCGGATGGTCGGCGCCGACGGCGGCGAGCCCCTCTACGTCGGCCGGCTGGGCCTCACCGACAGCGCCGGGCGCCGGCTGCTCGTGGACTGGCGCTCGCCCGCGGCCGAGCCGTTCTTCGCGGCGACCCACGCCGACCCCATGGGCCTGGCGAGCCGCCGCAGGTACCGCTGGACCGGCGGCCGGATCACCGACTACTGGGACGAGGTGTTCACCGCCGACGGGCTGGAGGGGAACGCGGCCCTGGACGACCAGTCCGCGTTCATCGCCAGCCTGGGGGCCGACCGGTCGGACCGGATGCGGGACGTGCTCGCCACCATCCAGGCCGACCAGGACGCCGCCATCCGGTCGGGTTCGCGCGGCGCCCTCGTCGTGGACGGCGGGCCGGGCACGGGCAAGACCGTCGTCGCCCTGCACCGCTCCGCGTACCTGCTGTACTCCGACCCCCGGCTCGGCCACCGCCGGGGCGGCGTGCTGTTCGTCGGCCCGAGCCGGCCGTACCTGGCGTACGTCGCCGACGTGCTGCCCGGCCTCGGCGAGGAGGGCGTGCGCACGTGCGTACTGCGGGACCTCGTCGAGGAGGGCGCGCGGGCCGTCCCCGAGAGCGACCCGGACGTGGCCCGCCTCAAGGCGTCCGCGGACATGGTGAGGGCCGTGGAGAAGGCCGTCGCGTTCTACGAGACGCCGCCCGCCGAGGGCATGACGGTCACCACGCCGTGGGGCTCGCCGCGGCTGGAGCCCGAGGACTGGGCGGAGGCGTTCGGGGCGGCGGAAGCCGGCGTGCCGCACAACGAGGCGCGGGAGCGGATCTGGGACGAGCTGGTCGGGATCCTGCTGGACCGGTGCGGCGAGGACGTGCCGCCCGCGCTGTTCCGCCGGGCGCTGCGGCAGGACGCGGAGCTGAACGGGGCGCTCGGGGCGGCGTGGCCGCTGATCGAGGCGGCCGACCTGGTGGGCGACCTGTGGTCGGTGCCGGCGTACCTGCGGATGTGCGCGCCCTGGCTGAGCCGCGAGGACGTGGCGCGGCTCCAGCGCGCGGAGCCGGGTGCGTGGACGGTGTCCGACCTGCCGATCCTGGACGCGGCGCGGCAGCGGCTCGGCGACCCGAGGTCGGCCGTGCGGGAGCGGCGGCGCAAGGCGGCCGCCGCCGCCGAACGGGAGCGCATGGCGGCGGTCATCGACAACGTCATCGCGGCCGACCCCGACGGGGAGGGCGCCGTGACGATGCTGCACGGGCAGGACCTGCGGGACACCCTCGTCGACGAGTCCGCGCTGCCGACCGCCGAACCGGACGCGCTGGCCGGGCCGTTCGCGCACATCGTGGTGGACGAGGCGCAGGAGCTGACGGACGCGGAGTGGCAGATGCTGCTGTCGCGCTGCCCGTCCCGGAGCCTGACGGTCGTCGGCGACCGGGCGCAGGCCAGGCACGGCTTCACCGAGTCCTGGCGGGAGCGGCTGGAGCGGGTCGGCCTCGACCGGGTGGAGATCGCCTCCCTGAGCGTCAACTACCGCACGCCGGAGGAGGTCATGGCGGAGGCGGAGCCGGTCATCCGGGCGGTGCTGCCCGACGCCAACGTGCCGGTGTCCGTCCGCAGCAGCGGTGTCCCCGTGGCGTACGGCTCCGCCGACGAGCTGGACGACGTGCTCGCCGACTGGCTGGGCACGCACCCGGACGGCGTCGCGTGCGTCATCGGCGCCCCCGGTTTCCGCGGCGCGCCCCGCGTCCGGTCGCTCACCCCGGAGCTGTCGAAGGGCCTGGAGTTCGACCTGGTGGTCCTCGTGGACCCGCAGCGGTTCGGGACGGGGCCCGCGGCGGCCGACGGCGGGGCCGTGGCGGGCGCGGTCGACCGCTACGTGGCGATGACCAGGGCGACCCAGCGCCTCGTCGTCCTGACCAGCGACTGA
- a CDS encoding helix-turn-helix domain-containing protein → MTAEVNGTQRLEVDADEPGWEVDPDDESGAAVVATVGRQLKLRREAAGLRAGEFGRLIGYGEDLVYKVEAGKRIPRPEYLERADSALKAGGLIAAMKADVEEVRYPKKIRDLAKLEARAVELLSYGSHALHGLLQTEQYAWALLGTRKPALSEDELDRAVAARMARQEIYERCPKPELSFVLEEMTLRRPIGGTMVHRRQLERLLEVARMRNVAIQVMPNDRWEHSGTGGRIQILKFGDGSAVGRTDDEYGGRPVTAPAQLRVLELRYGTIRAQALTPRESLAFIEDMWGEG, encoded by the coding sequence TTGACGGCGGAAGTGAACGGGACCCAGCGGCTCGAGGTGGACGCGGACGAACCGGGCTGGGAGGTCGACCCGGACGACGAGTCGGGCGCGGCCGTCGTCGCGACGGTGGGGCGACAGCTGAAGCTGCGCCGCGAGGCCGCCGGTCTGAGGGCCGGGGAGTTCGGGCGGCTGATCGGCTACGGGGAGGACCTGGTCTACAAGGTCGAGGCCGGCAAGCGGATCCCGCGCCCCGAGTACCTGGAAAGGGCGGACAGCGCCCTCAAGGCGGGCGGCCTGATCGCCGCGATGAAGGCCGACGTGGAGGAGGTCCGGTACCCGAAGAAGATCCGCGACCTGGCGAAACTCGAGGCCAGGGCGGTGGAGCTGTTGTCGTACGGAAGCCACGCGCTGCACGGACTGTTGCAGACGGAGCAGTACGCGTGGGCCCTGCTGGGCACGCGCAAGCCGGCACTGTCCGAGGACGAGCTGGACCGTGCGGTGGCGGCGCGAATGGCCCGGCAGGAGATCTACGAGCGTTGCCCGAAGCCGGAGTTGAGCTTTGTCCTGGAAGAGATGACACTGCGCCGCCCCATTGGGGGAACAATGGTGCACCGCCGCCAGCTCGAACGTCTGTTGGAGGTGGCGCGGATGCGTAACGTCGCGATCCAGGTCATGCCGAACGACCGCTGGGAGCACTCAGGGACGGGCGGCAGGATCCAGATTCTCAAGTTCGGGGACGGCTCGGCGGTGGGGCGTACCGATGACGAGTACGGCGGACGCCCCGTCACGGCTCCGGCCCAGTTGCGCGTCCTTGAACTGCGTTATGGCACCATCCGGGCGCAGGCGCTCACGCCCAGGGAGTCGCTGGCCTTCATCGAGGACATGTGGGGAGAGGGATGA
- a CDS encoding helix-turn-helix transcriptional regulator: MTRRDPAARLLRLLSLLQSRVDWPGPELAGRLGVSTRTVRSDVERLRGLGYPVTATSGTAGGYRLGPGARLPPLLLDDGEVVAVAIGLRTVTAQAVEGIEETALRALGKLERVLPARLRPRVSALAASTVPLPGGGPPVDPDVLAALAAACRERRRVRFDYRDHHGTATLRDTEPHRLVSTGRRWYLVAWDVERDGWRTFRVDRLTPRTPPGPTFTGRPLRPGEAAEMVTRGVASALGPCRTVATVRAPAARVGELVPPVARVEDLDGERCLLHIGAATPLRLAVYLAALGLPFSVEGPPELLDALRQVSRHCANAV; the protein is encoded by the coding sequence ATGACGAGGAGAGATCCCGCCGCGCGCCTGCTGCGGCTGCTGTCACTGCTCCAGAGCCGCGTCGACTGGCCGGGCCCGGAGCTGGCCGGGCGGCTCGGCGTCAGCACACGGACGGTCCGCTCCGACGTCGAACGGCTCCGCGGCCTCGGCTACCCGGTGACGGCGACGTCCGGTACGGCCGGCGGGTACAGGCTGGGGCCGGGCGCCCGGCTGCCGCCGCTGCTGCTGGACGACGGGGAGGTCGTCGCGGTGGCGATCGGCCTGCGTACCGTCACGGCCCAGGCGGTGGAGGGCATCGAGGAGACCGCGCTCCGCGCGCTCGGCAAGCTCGAACGGGTGCTCCCCGCCCGGCTGCGACCCCGCGTGTCCGCTCTGGCGGCGTCCACGGTGCCGCTTCCCGGCGGCGGCCCGCCCGTCGATCCGGACGTGCTGGCGGCGCTGGCCGCCGCCTGCCGGGAGCGGCGGCGGGTGCGGTTCGACTACCGCGACCACCACGGCACGGCCACCCTGCGCGACACCGAACCGCACCGGCTCGTGTCGACCGGACGCCGCTGGTACCTGGTGGCGTGGGACGTGGAGCGCGACGGCTGGCGGACCTTCCGCGTGGACCGGCTGACACCCCGTACGCCGCCGGGCCCGACCTTCACGGGCCGGCCCCTGCGGCCGGGTGAGGCAGCCGAGATGGTGACCCGGGGCGTGGCCTCGGCCTTGGGCCCCTGCCGCACGGTGGCGACCGTCCGCGCGCCGGCCGCGCGGGTCGGCGAACTGGTGCCGCCGGTGGCCCGGGTGGAGGACCTCGACGGCGAGCGGTGCCTCCTGCACATCGGCGCGGCCACACCGCTGAGGCTGGCCGTGTACCTCGCGGCGCTGGGCCTGCCCTTCTCGGTGGAGGGCCCGCCCGAGCTGCTGGACGCGCTGCGGCAGGTCTCCCGGCACTGCGCGAACGCGGTGTGA
- a CDS encoding cupin domain-containing protein yields the protein MSDDTRIPPATTAPLQAVLTRRTDAETCADPSSVMTLLGESDGAQGGFTAYRSSFAEGAAGAPAHFHTKATELFFVISGSLRVLVGEEVTVLNAGDFLAVPPHTPHAFAAAPGAQADVLFVFTPGMGRFDYLRLLGRVMRGEADPKEIAESADRFDNHYVDSPVWRAVPDGSA from the coding sequence ATGAGCGACGACACGCGCATCCCGCCCGCCACCACCGCGCCCCTCCAGGCGGTACTGACCCGCCGCACGGACGCCGAGACCTGCGCCGACCCGAGCAGTGTGATGACCCTGCTGGGCGAGTCGGACGGCGCCCAGGGCGGCTTCACCGCCTACCGGTCCAGCTTCGCCGAGGGGGCGGCGGGGGCGCCGGCGCACTTCCACACCAAGGCCACCGAGCTGTTCTTCGTGATCAGCGGATCGTTGCGGGTGCTGGTGGGGGAGGAGGTCACCGTCCTGAACGCGGGCGACTTCCTGGCGGTGCCGCCCCACACCCCGCACGCCTTCGCCGCCGCGCCCGGTGCTCAGGCGGACGTCCTGTTCGTGTTCACCCCCGGCATGGGCCGCTTCGACTACCTGCGCCTGCTCGGGCGGGTGATGCGGGGCGAGGCCGATCCCAAGGAGATCGCGGAGTCCGCGGACCGCTTCGACAACCACTACGTCGACAGCCCCGTCTGGCGCGCCGTTCCGGACGGCTCCGCCTGA
- a CDS encoding chaplin family protein codes for MTLLGAAQMASPAWAGGVGDVLSPAFGTDCANHHGTRADGITTHGTGAANGNLAGLPLGSPFNQCGGADTGLGLVNQRNIPLSVPIDADLIPL; via the coding sequence GTGACTCTCCTGGGGGCCGCCCAGATGGCGTCCCCAGCCTGGGCCGGTGGCGTAGGTGACGTCCTGTCACCCGCCTTCGGCACCGACTGCGCCAACCACCACGGGACCCGAGCCGACGGGATCACCACCCACGGCACCGGAGCCGCCAACGGAAATCTCGCCGGGCTGCCTCTCGGCAGCCCCTTCAACCAGTGCGGCGGCGCCGACACCGGGCTCGGGTTGGTCAACCAACGCAACATCCCCCTCAGTGTGCCCATCGACGCCGACCTGATCCCCCTCTAG
- a CDS encoding ATP-binding protein produces the protein MNHDFPDLLTRPSSMQMKLPSSRAGARLGRELAAAWLRDHGVHREQAADALQIVAELAANAAVHGRVPGRKFLLVLQLQDDGHVLRIEATDTRAEAVPVPRVPPPDSEHGRGLLIVTALADRWGLAEGPAPRKTVWAELDLGRVSSGSASE, from the coding sequence ATGAACCACGACTTCCCTGACCTCCTCACGCGGCCGAGCAGCATGCAGATGAAGCTGCCCTCCTCGCGGGCGGGTGCGCGGCTCGGGCGGGAGCTGGCCGCCGCGTGGCTGCGCGACCACGGCGTGCACCGGGAACAGGCCGCCGACGCCCTCCAGATCGTCGCCGAACTCGCCGCCAACGCGGCCGTCCACGGACGCGTACCCGGCCGGAAGTTCCTCCTGGTCCTGCAACTGCAAGACGACGGCCACGTCCTGCGCATCGAGGCCACCGACACGCGCGCCGAAGCCGTACCCGTCCCCCGGGTACCCCCACCCGACAGCGAGCACGGCCGCGGCCTGCTGATCGTCACCGCACTCGCCGACCGGTGGGGCCTCGCCGAAGGCCCGGCACCCCGCAAGACCGTCTGGGCCGAACTGGACCTCGGCCGGGTCTCGTCCGGTTCCGCGTCCGAGTGA
- a CDS encoding DUF397 domain-containing protein: MNRRSHADEPDGLVWFRSSYSDTSNPNDCVEIAGTAGTVHIRDSKNVAGPRLSVAAESWAGFVAYASGR, translated from the coding sequence ATGAACCGCAGGAGTCACGCCGACGAACCCGACGGGCTCGTCTGGTTCAGGAGCAGCTACAGCGACACCAGCAATCCCAACGACTGCGTCGAGATCGCCGGAACCGCCGGCACCGTCCACATCCGCGACTCCAAGAACGTCGCGGGCCCCCGTCTCTCCGTGGCGGCGGAGAGCTGGGCCGGGTTCGTGGCGTACGCCTCCGGGCGCTGA
- a CDS encoding Imm10 family immunity protein — protein sequence MTFRFTARVASAEIDPDGYFIEAGLAECEDGPGFHLAFMAGGEEPDDQEIALGMDTHCLVTAGQGTAYGCVREAVLEGNVLRVMLDPEALESLRLEDSEIEAVIEAPAQKVSRFLETLAQVLAYGRADAAPARVAV from the coding sequence ATGACGTTCCGCTTCACCGCCCGCGTTGCGAGCGCGGAAATCGACCCCGACGGCTATTTCATCGAAGCCGGGCTCGCGGAGTGCGAGGACGGTCCTGGCTTCCACCTGGCGTTCATGGCAGGTGGGGAAGAACCCGATGACCAGGAGATCGCCTTGGGAATGGACACCCATTGCCTGGTCACGGCGGGGCAGGGAACCGCCTATGGCTGCGTGCGCGAAGCCGTCCTGGAAGGCAATGTCCTCCGCGTCATGCTGGACCCCGAGGCGTTGGAAAGCCTTCGGTTGGAGGACAGTGAGATCGAAGCAGTCATCGAGGCACCGGCTCAAAAGGTGTCCCGGTTCCTGGAGACTCTTGCTCAGGTGCTCGCCTATGGGCGGGCGGACGCCGCGCCTGCGCGAGTAGCCGTCTGA
- the deoC gene encoding deoxyribose-phosphate aldolase — protein MPTNAPADVTASDSTLRRFLHGLPGVDAVGLEARAAALGTRSIKTTAKAYAIDLAISMIDLTTLEGADTPGKVRALAAKAVRPDPTDRTTPHTAAVCVYPDMVATAKSALAAAGATDVKVASVATAFPAGRAALDVKLADTRDAVAAGADEIDMVIDRGAFLAGKYMKVYEEIRAVKEAAGPARLKVIFETGELSTYDNIRRASWLGMLAGADFIKTSTGKVAVNATPANTLLMLEAVRDFRAQTGVQVGVKPAGGIRTSKDAVKFLVLVNETVGEDWLDAHWFRFGASSLLNDLLMQRQKLATGRYSGPDYVTVD, from the coding sequence ATGCCCACCAATGCACCTGCTGACGTGACCGCGTCCGACAGCACACTGCGCCGCTTCCTCCACGGGCTGCCCGGCGTGGATGCCGTCGGCCTCGAGGCGCGTGCCGCCGCGCTCGGTACGCGCTCGATCAAGACCACGGCCAAGGCGTACGCCATCGACCTGGCCATCTCGATGATCGACCTGACGACGCTCGAAGGCGCGGACACCCCGGGCAAGGTCCGGGCGCTCGCCGCCAAGGCCGTCCGCCCCGACCCGACCGACCGCACCACGCCGCACACGGCCGCGGTGTGCGTCTACCCCGACATGGTGGCGACCGCCAAGTCCGCGCTGGCCGCCGCCGGCGCGACGGACGTGAAGGTCGCCTCCGTCGCCACCGCCTTCCCCGCCGGCCGGGCCGCGCTCGACGTGAAGCTCGCGGACACCCGCGACGCCGTCGCCGCCGGGGCGGACGAGATCGACATGGTGATCGACCGGGGCGCGTTCCTGGCCGGGAAGTACATGAAGGTGTACGAGGAGATCCGCGCCGTCAAGGAGGCCGCCGGCCCCGCGCGGCTGAAGGTCATCTTCGAGACCGGCGAGCTGTCCACGTACGACAACATCCGCCGCGCCTCCTGGCTCGGCATGCTCGCGGGCGCGGACTTCATCAAGACCTCGACCGGCAAGGTCGCGGTCAACGCCACCCCCGCCAACACCCTCCTGATGCTGGAGGCCGTGCGGGACTTCCGCGCCCAGACGGGCGTCCAGGTGGGCGTGAAGCCCGCGGGAGGCATCCGCACCTCCAAGGACGCGGTCAAGTTCCTGGTCCTGGTCAACGAGACCGTGGGCGAGGACTGGCTGGACGCGCACTGGTTCCGCTTCGGCGCGTCGAGCCTGCTCAACGACCTGCTGATGCAGCGTCAGAAGCTGGCCACCGGAAGGTACTCCGGCCCCGACTACGTGACGGTGGACTGA